TTCTTTTGGTCTGCTTGCTTCAAAAGTATTCAGTGTAAGATTGATTTCACACCTTTAAGTCTAAACTCCAAGAGGTCATCATACAGGTCACATCAATTGCCCATCCCATTATATTGGTAAAGGAATTGTCAATTTAATCAGTTTAAAATGAGACTTCTGCTCACTGTTTATGCAGTTGATGCACACAATCAAAAATAAACACGACTCAATGTTGTTGATgtgaatagtgtgtgtgtgtctcagggaCACTAAGATTTAAAAATAGTACAATTTAACTCTCCACTACTCGTTTTAAAAACCTTACCATTGGGACCATTCCAAACTTTTTCTCGTAGGTTGGCATCCTCTTGCTtttcagtttctccagcacttcctgcaaAGCTTCAATCTGCGTGAAAGCAAGTAGTTTATATTCTTACATTAAATTATTAAAAGGTAGAAGAAGCTCTCCAGAACAAACGAGTTCGGTTCAAGCAAAATGAAGTTGCTTTACCGACAATAAAGCAGAATTGTCCATAATAGATCATTTTCAACTTTCCCACCTGACAGATATCTGCAAATCCCTTGTTATATTTCGCACATCTTTGTCCTCACACTTACCTAATTCGCTTCTCCTGGGGTCTGTCAGCAAAATAAGGTATCTGTTTAAAGCGAAGTATTTCTTTCAATGGATCCCAATAACCGGGTATCCGAAGATTTAAAAATGCTAAACAAATATCAAACGCGTTACCAAAATGTGAAACAATGCTTTGGAGTTAAATTAAGTAACTGAAGCTAGCTTTGCGCGGATGAATTGTAATTTTTAAAGTTAAATTTGACAACCCTTGGTGGCTTACCAGTTCCTTTTCTTGAGAGGAGTCCTCTTTGATTGAGTAACGGTCTACCGACCTGGCTTGCAGCTCTGATTCCTGGCAATTGGAGTTGACGAGCAGAGCGGCGCTCAGCAGGGTGAGGAGGCAAAGGCGAGTACTCTCCAtggtgctgaaacagacagccCGGCTACCACAGAGCGGATCCAAACTCTGACTTGGTCGGCCCTTTATATAGCAAACGGCAATTTTGGCAGAAGTAAACAAGCCCCCAGAAAAATCaatcagaacctgagaacattGACGTCAGAGTGGACGCAGCTCTCGGTTTTGAAGAAAACAATCTTTTTTGAAAAATCCTCCATTCATTCTTCATTGAAGGAAAGAAATCTCGAGGGAAGCAGGGAAAGGAGCTCTTGAGTTATTACTGTTCAAAACCATTGTTAATATATTCTACACACACGTAAGAATAGATAGAAGTGTCAAAGGCAAAGAGCGTGAGAATAATGAGCCTGTATATTGGATCAGTGATCGtgaaatgaaataaaatatttACGCTTGCATTCTGTTGAACAAGCTATGTGTGGTGTACTTGTAAAAGAAAGGTCCATGCATAAAGAGGAATAATTAAAGGACTCGTCTCACTGAATTTGTGCGttcgtgaacaggtgtgttttcCTGATCTTGCATAAATCATtttcatttccccatttcccctcacaGCCCTGGAGTTCCAATGCAACAGACAGATTTATGTGCATGAGGTCGGCAtcttgggctgaggagtggcagatggtgtttaatttggataaatgtgaggtatttcaTTTTGGTAAGATGAACAAGGACAAAACATATTCAGTAAATGGTAGGGTCCTGACTACTGTTGTCAAACAGAAAGACGGAGAGGTTCAGGGAcctagttctttgaaagttgtgtcacagatagacaggatgATTAACAAGGTGATtaacatgctttccttcattgctcagacgaTTGCGTATAGGAgtcaggacatcatgttgaggttatacaccATGTTggcaggccacttttggagtactgtgtacagttctggttgccctactataggaagattatttttaaattggagagggttcaaagagatttacaaggatgttgctgtgaCTGGAGGGTTTCAGTCATAAGGAAAGATGGACAGGCtaggatttttttcactggagagtggAAAGTTgtggggtgaccttttagaggtttataaaatcatgagggacatagatgattagcaaaggtcttttccctagggtgggataGTTCAAAAGGTGAGAGGATAAAGAATTAGAAGAGACCTGAGGGGtagccttttcacacagaggctggtttgtatgtggaactaactgccagaggaagtggtagatacaggtacagtttcaacatttaaaagacatttggataggtaatgaataagagtctagattagagaggtgctggaaaagcacagcagttcaggcagcatccaagaagcagtaaaatcgacgttttgggcaaaagcccttcttcaggagtacaggcagagagcctgaagggtggagagataagtgagaggagggttggggtgggagaaagtagcatagagtacaataggtgagtgggggaggggatgaaggtgataggtcgggagggagggtggagtggataggtggaaaagaagatagtcaggtaggacaagtcatgggggacagtgctgagctgcaagtttggaactggggtgaggtgggggaaggggaaatgaggaaactggtgaagtccacattgatgccctggggttgaagtgttctgaggcagacgatgaggctttcttcctccaggcgtctagtggtgagggacCGGCAGTGAAGGAGGTCCAACTTTACCTAGGTAATGAATAAGTaaggttcagagggataatggccaaatgcaggcaagtaggactagtttagtttgggaaacttggtcagcatggattggttggacttaagattctgtttctgtgctgtatgactctgtaagtaatctagccCACAAATTATTAAAGTACAGAAATACTGTAAGCTCATTTAAGTCAGATATGTGTTCAAAGTTAGAGGCTACCTGATAATGAGCTTTGTACCATACCCTTTTGTGTCTTCTTTAAAGGTGTTAGAATGACAAAAAGAATTAACTCCAATTTAAATAATACTTAATGGAACAGAATGCAGTTTTGCTATAATATACATTGCATTCTTCACTTTGAACTGCAAATTATGTAACTTCCTTATATATTTAATGTGATTAATAATTGTTCTTTTATTGTTAGTGAAAGGGTATTCAAAAACAACCCAGACTTACAAGCCACAGTACAGAACAAGATTTATCTGTGGTAATAATTCTGCCTCACCTATACTATAACTCCAATCTATGCTCACTAATATTATGAATTTTCCCACCTGTGGAATCAAACTCCTGGAATCTGTATTTTGGTGGAGACTTTTATATGTTGAAATATTTTTCTAATCTGTGCACTAAATACCAGAAAATATATCCGTTAGCTGGATGCAAAGTAACTACAATATTGAATCATTATGGGGTTCTCCACTATAATGGAGTAGCTCAATGGCATATTTGCCTCTTTATTCCCACTTTAAGATGGATCTTTGTAGCATCACTAAAATTAGCAACATCTAGAAATGGTTGCTGAATAACTTACCAAAAATTGTTCGTAAG
The DNA window shown above is from Chiloscyllium punctatum isolate Juve2018m chromosome 2, sChiPun1.3, whole genome shotgun sequence and carries:
- the LOC140493082 gene encoding cocaine- and amphetamine-regulated transcript protein, whose product is MESTRLCLLTLLSAALLVNSNCQESELQARSVDRYSIKEDSSQEKELIEALQEVLEKLKSKRMPTYEKKFGMVPMCDAGEQCAVRKGARIGRLCDCPRGTFCNSFLLKCL